The following coding sequences are from one Candidatus Nitrohelix vancouverensis window:
- a CDS encoding nuclear transport factor 2 family protein, with protein MRVDPTIEKEIKVILDRLLALYVKADPDALLDIFSDEPDVTIIGTKTDSKYIGLENIKSRFKQIFDLTENISEFNYENLMVSGAESIAWISADINIKISAPDGTIKVFARLTAVFQRLDSEWKISQLHYSMPATFVE; from the coding sequence ATGAGAGTTGATCCGACGATTGAAAAAGAAATTAAAGTGATTTTGGACAGACTGCTCGCTTTGTATGTAAAAGCAGATCCTGATGCCTTGTTGGATATTTTTTCTGACGAACCCGACGTCACTATCATCGGCACGAAAACTGATTCCAAGTACATTGGACTTGAAAACATCAAATCCCGTTTCAAACAGATTTTTGATTTAACCGAGAATATTTCAGAATTTAACTATGAAAATTTGATGGTGTCGGGAGCCGAGTCTATCGCCTGGATTTCGGCGGATATCAACATTAAAATCTCCGCGCCCGATGGAACGATCAAGGTTTTTGCCCGGCTCACCGCCGTTTTTCAGCGCCTGGACAGCGAGTGGAAGATCTCGCAACTGCATTATTCAATGCCAGCGACTTTTGTTGAATGA
- a CDS encoding DUF4437 domain-containing protein — MSEVEWGPLNPARGDKGPRAGALWGDRNAPGPSGFLVRFVDGFSSPSHIHNVSYRGVVVSGLVHNDDPEAADMWMSRASYWTQPAGEAHITAAKGSVNLAYIEIEEGPYLVLPTEKAFDNGERPVNLEAKNIVWLNASNLNWIDAPGTSDSANGPKLAFLWGKPQADELNGSFIKLPAGFTGRMSSQASSFHAVVIQGQARREGLGDAETRTLEPGSYFGSKGTSEHRLSCVAEEACIIYVRVSGKYAVIPALQ; from the coding sequence ATGTCCGAGGTAGAGTGGGGGCCGCTCAATCCTGCTCGCGGCGACAAGGGGCCAAGGGCGGGCGCTCTTTGGGGCGATCGCAATGCTCCCGGCCCGTCGGGCTTTCTGGTCAGGTTTGTGGACGGTTTTTCGTCGCCCTCGCATATTCACAATGTCTCCTATCGCGGCGTGGTCGTCAGCGGACTCGTTCATAACGATGATCCTGAGGCCGCTGATATGTGGATGTCGAGGGCTTCGTATTGGACGCAACCTGCGGGCGAGGCGCATATCACTGCGGCGAAGGGGAGCGTCAACCTGGCTTATATAGAGATTGAGGAAGGTCCCTACCTTGTTCTGCCCACAGAAAAAGCTTTTGATAACGGCGAAAGGCCGGTCAACCTGGAGGCGAAGAATATCGTGTGGTTGAACGCATCGAACCTTAACTGGATCGATGCGCCGGGAACCTCAGACTCTGCCAATGGACCGAAGCTGGCATTTCTATGGGGCAAGCCGCAAGCCGATGAATTGAATGGATCCTTCATCAAACTTCCAGCAGGATTTACTGGAAGGATGAGTAGCCAGGCTTCGAGTTTCCATGCGGTTGTGATTCAGGGTCAGGCCCGACGCGAGGGGCTGGGCGATGCTGAAACGAGGACGCTGGAGCCGGGCAGTTATTTCGGTTCCAAGGGAACGTCGGAGCATCGCCTGTCGTGCGTAGCGGAAGAGGCTTGCATTATTTATGTGCGGGTGAGCGGCAAGTATGCAGTCATTCCAGCGCTTCAATGA
- a CDS encoding helix-turn-helix transcriptional regulator — MRFKSYDCSGACPVEASLELFGGKWKGMALYHLLDGVKRFNELKRNMGNVTQRMLTKQLRELESDGLVSRKVYAEVPPKVEYSLTQKGKSLRPILLALEKWGNQHAIPQASARKRGA; from the coding sequence ATGAGATTTAAAAGCTATGATTGCTCTGGGGCATGCCCCGTCGAAGCGTCTCTCGAATTGTTCGGTGGGAAGTGGAAAGGCATGGCCTTGTATCATCTGCTGGACGGCGTCAAACGTTTCAACGAGCTCAAACGCAACATGGGAAACGTGACGCAAAGGATGCTGACCAAACAACTCAGGGAATTAGAAAGTGACGGGCTGGTTTCGCGCAAGGTGTACGCCGAGGTTCCGCCGAAGGTGGAATACAGCCTGACCCAAAAAGGAAAGTCCCTCCGCCCGATCTTACTGGCTCTGGAAAAGTGGGGGAATCAACATGCAATCCCGCAGGCGAGCGCCAGAAAGCGAGGGGCCTGA
- a CDS encoding zinc-binding alcohol dehydrogenase family protein — MKAIGYQLDGGAKSGAFVEFEQQTPQAKGHDLLVRIEAVSVNPVDYKVRQGLKEAQTPPVILGWDAAGVVESVGDKVSRFKIGDRVYYAGDITRSGSNASHQLVEEHIVGRMPKSLDFAEAAALPLTGITAWEALFDRLKIDPDADRDKQILIIGGAGGVGSIAIQLAKKVAHLKVIATASREESRQWCLSLGADVVVNHRENMPEQFKQQGLAQPDYVLCLNDTDGHFKAMSELVAPQGMICSIVETAQDHSLDELKSKSAGFVWEFMFTRSMYATADRGKQHDLLNSIAELVDAGEIKSTLNEIFGELSAENISKAHQQVEAGASIGKIVLTQGWEKK; from the coding sequence ATGAAAGCAATTGGTTATCAACTTGATGGTGGGGCGAAAAGCGGCGCCTTCGTTGAATTCGAACAGCAGACGCCTCAAGCGAAGGGGCATGATCTGCTGGTGAGGATCGAGGCGGTATCTGTCAACCCCGTTGACTACAAGGTGCGTCAGGGACTCAAAGAAGCGCAGACTCCTCCTGTAATTCTCGGCTGGGACGCCGCCGGAGTGGTTGAGTCCGTCGGCGATAAGGTGAGCCGTTTTAAAATTGGCGACCGCGTTTATTATGCAGGGGATATCACCCGGAGCGGTAGCAACGCTTCCCACCAATTGGTGGAAGAGCATATCGTCGGTCGCATGCCGAAATCGCTGGATTTTGCAGAAGCCGCCGCCTTGCCCCTCACCGGCATCACGGCATGGGAGGCGCTCTTTGATCGTCTTAAAATCGATCCCGATGCGGACAGGGACAAGCAAATTCTAATCATTGGCGGCGCCGGAGGAGTCGGCTCGATTGCGATTCAACTGGCTAAAAAGGTCGCCCATTTGAAAGTCATTGCCACCGCTTCGCGCGAAGAGAGTCGTCAGTGGTGTTTGTCGCTGGGGGCGGATGTTGTGGTCAATCACCGCGAGAACATGCCCGAGCAGTTCAAGCAACAAGGGCTCGCGCAACCTGATTATGTTCTTTGCTTGAATGACACCGACGGTCATTTCAAGGCGATGTCGGAACTGGTGGCTCCGCAGGGAATGATTTGCAGTATCGTCGAAACCGCTCAAGATCACAGTCTGGATGAATTGAAATCAAAGAGCGCGGGATTTGTCTGGGAGTTCATGTTCACGCGGTCCATGTATGCAACTGCCGACAGAGGCAAACAGCATGATTTGTTGAACTCGATCGCCGAGCTTGTTGATGCGGGGGAAATCAAATCAACTCTGAATGAAATTTTTGGAGAACTCTCGGCGGAAAATATTTCGAAGGCTCATCAACAAGTCGAGGCCGGGGCAAGCATCGGTAAAATCGTGTTGACTCAAGGCTGGGAAAAGAAGTGA